The Montipora foliosa isolate CH-2021 chromosome 1, ASM3666993v2, whole genome shotgun sequence DNA segment GATACTACAACAGATACAGTAGTAACAACTTAAgaatttgaaacatttttgggttttaaactttttaaagtttgGCGCCAAAACCGGGTTACCCGCGTCCGGCAACTCTCTGGCTTATTTTCGCAAGGCAAGACTTTAGCTGAGAAATTATACACTAAATAGCTTGTTCTTCGTCGAACTTAACCCAGAAATCTCTAGCCAAGTATTAGAATATGTCAAAACaaatttaatattgcctttatatttgtttaacgtgggaaaaaaaaaagtgagaaaaataCCAGAAGGGTTCATTTCGAGTGGCATTTGTTGCAGCTAAATAAACTACGTCATTTAGGCACACATTAAACGTAACACTTACGTAAGGACACTGAAattttgaggggggggggggggctaaccacgggagtttgatcgtgaggtctgtccccaggCTAGCAATTTTGATCGTACAAAGGGCATtttaccaccttcacttgccgcCGGGTGGACAtttttgaccaattattttgtcccaggggtggggaatttgaattgttttaaattaaaatgtcaaaatccccaccccatgccCGACCCCCCCTCCCTcaggcttaacattgataggtgcataaacgtcccttaagaaaaaaaaactttatcaATTCTCGTCACAACCAAATTGCCCAAATGCTCCAACGTATGTACGTCTCTCTTGACTTTATTGAATAGTGAATATTTTACTTCTTACCTGTAATTCTTAACTTGCTTTATGTCGCGAACTACGTTGGCATCAGAGCTTGATTCAAAAATATCGGATTCTTCGCTGAAGTTTTGAGCGATAAGCCTTGGTGCACGTTTTTCAATTGTCATGGTTTCTTGGATCTCTTTCTTCAATGAGTGCTCGCGGGGTCTAAATTCAGTCGCATTTTCACCTCTGGTATTTCCATGAACATCTGATTCCACCTCTACCTCAGGACCATCGAAATAATAATGCTGGATAATATGTGGGTAAACCAGCTTGTCCGTTTTCAGATCTTTTAATTTACCATACATGCTGTTGAACtcatagacgagttcacgctcttgattgcatcatgggtaatcagggcaacatggcgggaaattcgaAGATTTGTATGGCaattaaagcaaaataaactgtacatgactctactttatagactttcgccttcataaaccaaacaaataagctCATGTTCACAACTGTGATGAACTAGACTTTGTATCCCTTCTgatctttggaattcctaaatattgctttttttgtctccatacattctctgtaattttgtgcccttggaattaaaggaaatgtatggcagaaactcttgttaataaaataatttcttcaaTAGCCATTGTCTCCAgatttattctgccgcacctttgaaCGCATATCTTCtgctttggaaaataaaaacccaaaattgcatatcatgaatatttttcatcgttttgaccttccttacaaacctttgaatttctctccatcttgccctgattacccatgatgcactcaagagcgtgaactcgtctattgaCGTGCATGATGAATTTTGTGCACCTTTTAAACCCATAACCATGTTCACGAAGGGTCTTTTGATAAGTGGCTCTCCGACTTATCACGGCAAATACGCGGTTTATATCAGCGTCGACCTTTTTCCAGCCACTGCTTGATCTGCGATTGATAACACCAGAAATCACACCACAGTTGTTATTTTGATTCACGTGGACCTCTGTACTCACCTAGACTGATCCGTCTTCATTTATGAACACCGCGATAGCTGTCTTTTACAAGAAAAGTTCCAGCATTATCATCTGCGTCAAGGTCATAAGGGTGCTTTAAACCAATCGTGCTCTGATCTACCCCGAAAGTGGCCGTTTTCTTCACTTTCAGCGGCTTCTGTTTTACAACGCGTTCTGGTGGTATTTCTGCAGCATAACAAATTTCGAAGATCTTGTTGAGACCAGGGCTCCTTTGATGAATCATTGGCAGGCTATGATTGCCATTTAAATACTTCAAATCAAGCGGTTCCTGCTGATAATTTTCACCATCACTTTCTTCGATTTTCATTGCTGCAGTTGTTGATTCTTCAATGACATTTTCGTCGTCTGACTGCTGAGACTGCAACAATTTCCGTACACTACTGCCTCCTCTAGCCACGCTAACTTCATCCTCGTCGTCGCTTACGTCGTTTACCTCCCTTCgatctttcttttttcaaagagTTTCCTTTTGGGGGGAAATGTCTTTAAGCTTCTTGTTTAAATTAATAAGTCAGCCATGACCGAAATTGGCAACAAACGCGCGAACCCATTCTAAAGCCTTCTAAAGCGCGCGGAAAAGCCAAAAATGCCGGTCCCCGTGGTGTCTAGCTGCGCAGTTCCCACGGTTTTGTTGCATACTATTTTTGGAATCATACGGACAGATTAGATGTAATAAAAAGTAATACTGTTATACGAATTGTTCAGGACCCAAAGCATATATAAGTTAGGAAAATGGCCGGAGTATTACTATGACGCTAGGAGTAGTGAGTTTACGACGCAAAACTCAATTAAGTACTTTTTCAGACATCTCGTCGGCAACACATTTGAAAATTGAATGGAATGTTCCACAGCTAAGGGTTGAACATTGACATTATTAATTGGGTTGTTAAAATAGAGCCAAGTAAAATGGTCATGTGATATTTATGACCTTTCATTCTATATGCAATCTGCAATGTATAGTCCACACTGCAAGAATTTAAACATCtccaagagagagagagagagagagagagagagagagagagagagagagagagagagagagggttGGGGTGGGGAGAGTGCGAagattcttatttttttttcgtaaGATATTTCAAATCATCCGCTATGCGTTTATACAGTAAATAACTTTAGTTTTCGTGAGTAAGTCATTATTTGATGAAATAATGTGAAAATGACTCCGTAATGACGTCACAGTAACAAAACGGAGATATTTTGATTAAACCTCACTCGTGGTCAGTCGTGGTCACTCGTGAGTACTTTTAGACCCTATCCAGTAAGGGCGTGAGAATATTTATGTGCATGTCGAATGCAATCAAACGGGAAATTCTGAACGCGTCGGTTACAGCAACGGGTGCAGTCccttctttctctcctcttcccaagcctccctcgtCTTTTTATCAGATTGCGTGACAGAACACGCCGACTGATTTTAATACGAAGGGACTGCTTGCAGTCTAAGCTtaagcaatgattttatatatataccaattagttttggtaaataatcggcacactTACCAGTCAGTTgatatttgtataggtaatcacaggatttcgagtgcaatttggaataaatcaGCTGTTCTGACCAAACACTATtgatattagccaatcacaatccAAAAATAAACCGAAGAAATGCCAAGGCAGCGCTGACGAGAGCGGGAAAGTCACTTCGACACCTGATAGAAAGTAAGCGACCGGGAAAGGAGGTAAGAGATGTCCTTTCTAAAGTTCAAGAGGCATATGAGAAGCTAATAGAGAAGCATGAGGAGTTTACAAAGTTGATTGAAGATGAAAAAGAGTTTGAAGAACAAGAAGCATGGCTAGAGGAGAGCCAATATATGTTTTTACGTTTAGAGACTGATACAAAACTGTATTTAGAAAGTACAGAAGCATTACCTAAGGAGCCTCGAGTTGAGGACAGCTATCGTAATGATATTGAAAACAATTATGAAGATACAATTAGTAGGGAGCTAATCCAAAGTAGAATCACAAGAAGCGATAATGTTGCTAGTATTAGCTGAACTACCGCTGAAATAAATAATGTCGCAAACAACGTCTCTATACTTAACGAACCAGATAAAGAGAGTAGTGAGAGCGTTGAAGTAATTAAGAACGAAACGTGTAGTTTCAAAATGGAGAAACCCAAAATGCCAAAGTTTTCAGGGGATGTTAGAGAGTACGCAATATTCCGATCAGATTTCAAGCACGCAATTGAAGCTAGGTATACCAAGCGGGATGCAGTCACATTCCTTCGCACCTGCCTGCAAGGGAAACCACTCTTATAAAAGGGATTGGGTCAGATTACGATGCGGCTTGGGAGTACTTAGACTCCATTTATGGTGACCCGAGATTTGTTTCCGATACGATAACGCAAGATATTGTGAAGTTCCGACCATTACGTGATGGCGAAGACGCCcgattttgtgatttggtaCACCTAGTGAAGCGATGCTACAATACGCTAAAAGACGTCGGCTTACCGAGCGATATGGACAACAGCCATATGCTTTCCCTTATCGAGCAGAAGATGTGCGTGGATGACAGGAAAGTCTGGTCAAGGGATCTTGAGAAAACTAACCAGCCGGCAACGTTACTGGGCCTTATGACTTGGATGACCGCAGAAATGAAGTCCAGGATGAGAGCCACAGCCCCACTTAGAACCGGAAGCAGTCATCATACAATCCACCATGTCAATGTGACAGCAGGGAGTAGGAGCGAAACCAAGAGCGGCAGCCACAGATGTTGGATCTGTAAAACCCAAGCACACTGGACCGACGAATGTCAAAAATTTTTGGCCTTAAATCCTGAAGAACGCATCAAGATCGCGCAAGAAAACCACGCCTGTTTCAGCTGTCTAAAAAGAGCTGGGAGAGACCACAAGTTAATTACCTGTAGTCGAAGGAAACAATGCACAGAGACAGAGAACGGTATACATTGCAGACAGTACCACCATCCTCTCTTGCACAAGAAGAATGTAACCAACGTCAGAGCAAGCATCTCGTCTATGACTGAGAAATCAGAAGCTTTACTTCCAGTTATCTCCGCAAGCATCGGTGGTCGAGATGGTTTATACAAACACGCAAACGTCCTTCTCGATTCAGGAGCGCAACTAAGTTTGATAAGATTTGAAACAGCCGAAATTCTGGGCTTGGAGGGAAAAAACGTCTCCATAACGATAACAAAAGTCGGTGGTGAGGAAGAAGAAATGACAACGAAGGTTTTCAAAGTTAAAGTGACATCACTGGATGACCAGAAAACGTTTACAGTGCAAGCTATCGGTATTCCCTGTATCAGCGACGATGTAATTGACATCAAGACAAGAGATATCGCCGAACGTTTGAATCTGAAGAAGGAAGATCTCTATCGTGGTAAAGGACCAGTAGACCTTCAAATCGGTATTGATCACGCCCGCATGCACACTGGTGAAACAAGACAAGCCGGACATTTGGTAGCACGAAAGTCCCCTCTAGGATGGGTGGTCTTTGGAGGAACATCACAAGACGCTCCCGAAGGTAGTAGAACTCTTCACGTTAAGTATACATCACCCGTAGATCTGACTGATTTCTGGACGACTGAAGCAATGGGGGTAGCTATCACACCATGCCTGTGCCCAGCAAATAAACTTAGCCAAATTGAGAGAGAAGAGGCAAAGATAATCGAACGTTCATGTCAGAAAAACCGTAACCAGTGGGTAGTGTCGTATCCATGGAAAAGAGATCCTAACCTTTTGCCCGACAACAAATCCCAAGCAATAGAAAAGCTAGAAGCAACTGAGCGTCGACTAATGAAAAACCCTGAACATGCTCAAGCTTATGACAAGCAAATGgttgaaatgaatgaaatggcGTTCTCCCGAAAGTTATCTAAACAAGAATTCGAAGGCTACAGAGGCCCCGTACACTACATTTCCCATCATGAAGTCCTAAGACcagaaagcaaaagcacacCGGTACGCATTGTCTTCAATTCATCAGCTGTATTTCGGGGACACCGGCTGAACGACTACTGGATGAAGGGACCGGACTTGCTAAACGATTTGTTCGGAGTAGTCTTGAGATTTAGAGAGAATGAAATTGCCTTTATTGGAGACATATCTAAGATGTATCACAGAATCCGCATACCAGAAGCGGACCAGCACGTACACAGGTTCCTGTGGAGAAACCTACAAACAGATCGCGAACCGGATGTCTATGTCACGACAGTACTTACCTTTGGAGACAAACCAGCCCCTGCGATGGCACAAATAGCACTAAGGAAGACAGCAGACGAAGCAAGAAAAGATTTCCCAGAAGCAGCACAAGTTCTCAAAGACAACACCTACATGGATGATATTTGCGATTCAGTCTGCGCCGAGGAAGAAGCACGAGAACTAACGAAATGCATAGACAGTGTACTCGAAACAGGAGGTTTTAAGGTCAAAGGCTGGCTTTCGAATAAAGCTAACTCTAACACCGATCAGGAAGAGAGAAAGGAAGCAGCGATTTTGCAAGGAGTCAATGAAGAAAAGGTATTAGGAGTGGTATGGAACAATCACACAGACATGTTTACCCTTAAAGTGAAACCTGAGTTACTACTCTCCCAAGAACCGGCTATGCTTTCCAAGAGAACGATCCTGAGCCAGGTTGCTCGAATCTACGATCCAATTGGCTTTGCATCTGCATTTCTTATCAGAGCCAAGATAGGCCTACAGGAGCTGTGGGAAAAGGGCGTCGGCTGGGACGAGAAATTACCCTCCGAAACTCAAGAAAAATGGACCAACCTGTTTCAAGAAATGAAGAGCCTCAATGGCACAAGCTTCGAGAGATGTCTGACACCGCCTTATGCAGTTGGCCGCCCTGTACTCTGTGTTTTTTCTGATGCCTCTGAAGACGCATTCGGTTCCTGCGCATATGCACGATGGCAGCTGTCGAATGGAGAGTACGACGTGCGATTTATTGCAGCAAAATCAAGGGTTGCACCGCTGAAAAGATTGACCATACCTCGCCTGGAGCTTCAAGGTGCAGTCTTGGCCTCCCGACTGTGTAAGACCATTGTGGACGAATCCCGTTTCCAATTTGAGAAAGTTATCCTTTTCCTGGATAGCAAGATAGTTCTAGCATAGATCCGTAGCGAGGCTAGGagatttaaaccgtttgtatcAGTCAGAGTTGGTGAGATCCAAACCAACACAGACCCTTCCCAGTGGAAACATATTCCTGGAGAGATGAATGTAGCTGACGATGTTTCTCGTGGCATACCAGTACGAAATTTGGTTGAGAGGTGGCAACATGGACCTAAGTTTCTTCGCTTGCCTGAAAATGAGTGGCCACAAGATTCGTCAACCAATGACCAACCCAAGGTTGAAGACGAATGCCGCAAAGTTCACAACGTTTGTGTTCAGACCAAAATAGAACATCCTATCAATTGCCAAAAGTTCTCAAGCTGGAGAAAGCTAGTCAGAGTTACCGCTTACATGCTAAGGCTAATTTGGAACCTGCGAGCACAACGCCACAACAAAACACACCCAGAGGAAAATAACATGAAACCTAAAGAGGGTCCTTTAATGCCCAAAGAGTTACAGGAAGCAGAACATCATTGGATCAAAGAAAGTCAGAAAAGCCTGAGGGACCGCCTCAAAAAAGGTGAATTGAAAAAGTTCAGCCCATACAAAGATTCTGATGGCATCGTCCGAGTAGGTGGTCGAGTAGACAAAGCCTTAGTCTTGTATGAGACCAGACATCCCGCATTACTTCCGAGAGAACACTGGATATCTCTTCTCATAACACGCCAGGTACACCAATGTGGGCACACAGCAGTAGCAGCAACAGTAGCGAAGACAAGAAGAAGGTTCTGGATCCTTAAAGCCCACGATCTTGCCAAATCACTGAAGTTTCGATGCGTGTTCTGCCGTGAAATGCAAGCAAAGGCCGAATCTCAAGTTATGGCTGAATTACCTGTATGCCGTCTGGCACCTTTCACACCGCCGTTTTATTACACGTCCTGCGATTACTTTGGCCCGTACCATGTTAAAGTTGGTCGTAACAAAACAACCAAGTACTATGGAGTCATTTTTACTTGTTTGAACACTAGAGCAGTTCACCTGGAGCTTGCAGTAGACAGCTCAACCATGGAATTTATTCAAGTACTCCGAAGATTCTTCTCCGTGAGAGGGCAACCCAGCCTCATGATAAGCGACAATGGATCCCAGTTCATTGGAGCAGAGCGACTGTTGAAGGAATTGATCAAAGGATGGGACATCGAGAAACTGCGTGAATTCTCAGCAGAGAAGGGGATTAAATGGCAATTTACGACACCGGCATCTCCACATCAGAACGGATGTGCGGAAGCGTTGGTGAAGAGCTGCAAAATGGCCCTAAAGAAAGCTATTGGCGAGCAAGTGTTGACACCCTTTGAGTTGTATACGTGCCTGTTGGAAGTGGCGAACCTCGTTAATCAACGTCCAATTGGGCGCATTCCAAACGACCCTGATGATGGATCATACCTTTGTCCGAATGACATACTGCTTGGATGATCATCGTCTCACGTGCCACAAGGCCCATTCAGAGAAACAAAGAATCCACGTCTCCGAGTTGAATTTGTTCAGAAGATTGTGGACTCGTTTTGGAAGCGGTGGACAAGGGATGTGTTTCCGTCGTTGATTCCACGAAAGAAATGGAACGCAGAGAAACGAAATGTTCGAGTAGACGACTTTGTGATAGTTCAAACTCCGAATGCAATTCGTGGAAACTGGAACATCGGTCGAATCGTAGACGTCTACCCTGGACAAGATGGCAAAGTCCGAAACGTCAGAGTAAAGACCACTGCTGGAGTGTACGACAGACCGGTTACAAAGATTGCAGTGCTACACCCCGCA contains these protein-coding regions:
- the LOC137972459 gene encoding uncharacterized protein is translated as MDNSHMLSLIEQKMCVDDRKVWSRDLEKTNQPATLLGLMTWMTAEMKSRMRATAPLRTGSSHHTIHHVNVTAGSRSETKSGSHRCWICKTQAHWTDECQKFLALNPEERIKIAQENHACFSCLKRAGRDHKLITCSRRKQCTETENGIHCRQYHHPLLHKKNVTNVRASISSMTEKSEALLPVISASIGGRDGLYKHANVLLDSGAQLSLIRFETAEILGLEGKNVSITITKVGGEEEEMTTKVFKVKVTSLDDQKTFTVQAIGIPCISDDVIDIKTRDIAERLNLKKEDLYRGKGPVDLQIGIDHARMHTGETRQAGHLVARKSPLGWVVFGGTSQDAPEGSRTLHVKYTSPVDLTDFWTTEAMGVAITPCLCPANKLSQIEREEAKIIERSCQKNRNQWVVSYPWKRDPNLLPDNKSQAIEKLEATERRLMKNPEHAQAYDKQMVEMNEMAFSRKLSKQEFEGYRGPVHYISHHEVLRPESKSTPVRIVFNSSAVFRGHRLNDYWMKGPDLLNDLFGVVLRFRENEIAFIGDISKMYHRIRIPEADQHVHRFLWRNLQTDREPDVYVTTVLTFGDKPAPAMAQIALRKTADEARKDFPEAAQVLKDNTYMDDICDSVCAEEEARELTKCIDSVLETGGFKVKGWLSNKANSNTDQEERKEAAILQGVNEEKVLGVVWNNHTDMFTLKVKPELLLSQEPAMLSKRTILSQVARIYDPIGFASAFLIRAKIGLQELWEKGVGWDEKLPSETQEKWTNLFQEMKSLNGTSFERCLTPPYAVGRPVLCVFSDASEDAFGSCAYARWQLSNGEYDVRFIAAKSRVAPLKRLTIPRLELQGAVLASRLCKTIVDESRFQFEKVILFLDSKIVLA